A genomic window from Pelagicoccus albus includes:
- a CDS encoding chemotaxis protein CheW → MSSDGMDDFQLELVNDFLLESSEGLETFDQDLLLIEKGECDLGLLNEVFRVVHTIKGTAGCLGFSQIESIAHTGENVLSLMRDGELESTPHIADALLKLSDALREMLGVIEDSGSDESACDCSDLKSVLDSIIKGEPATVKATPPPEPEIETPVAEEAPESADEGWGLFGEESTEEVEAPEPVAEAPQAWGLFEGDEPKTEGPAESEAVDSKSPEGDPAGAWGIYADESEASIAETDKPEAKKPARPVPTPQKPKGDSISSASVRVDVELLDNLMNMVGELVLSRNQLLQLSHQRDIEPAQVSGIAQRFNQVTTDLQQGIMKTRMQQIGTVWGKYPRIVRDLAADLGKQVNLQTFGADTELDRTIIEAIKDPLTHIIRNAVDHGIEKPDVRSAAGKSPDAELLMRAFHEGGQVNIEIIDDGAGIDGNKICGKALEKGLIDVDEAGRLSEREKINLIFLPGFSTAEKLSNVSGRGVGMDVVKTNIEKIGGSVDIQSVKGEGTTLRIRIPLTLAIVAALVVKSGNQRFAIPQVNIVELVRIKSDDLASIERVYDSPVYRLRGKLLPLVFLDEFLQLDKLKDDERSSVSIVVLRSDGQDFGLVVDVVSDTEEIVVKPLGNQLSDMQIYAGATIMGDGSVAIILDAAGMSAKAAVLKNGQKSIQEQNTEFEENSQEFGRKEPLILFSLPGWDHLAVPLESAERLEEFEPKIIQTSGGVETVPYRGGIMQLLRLGNLLGVGPGNSDVQFEQVIVYKCGDRYLGLVVGENKDIVEQVLRLEDVGSRPYIRGSFIIDGQITDLVDVESILSRAGLKGKN, encoded by the coding sequence ATGAGTAGCGACGGAATGGATGATTTCCAGTTGGAGTTGGTAAACGACTTCTTGCTGGAAAGCTCGGAGGGGCTAGAAACCTTCGATCAGGACCTTCTTCTGATCGAGAAGGGGGAGTGCGACCTTGGCTTGCTAAACGAGGTCTTCCGCGTCGTTCACACCATCAAGGGAACTGCTGGTTGTCTTGGCTTTAGCCAGATAGAAAGCATCGCTCATACGGGTGAAAACGTGTTATCGCTGATGCGTGACGGAGAGTTGGAATCGACTCCCCATATCGCTGACGCTTTGCTTAAGCTCTCTGATGCTCTCCGCGAGATGCTGGGGGTGATTGAAGACAGTGGTTCAGACGAGTCCGCCTGCGATTGCAGTGATCTGAAGTCCGTCTTGGATTCAATTATCAAGGGCGAGCCTGCCACAGTCAAAGCGACGCCTCCGCCTGAACCTGAGATCGAAACGCCGGTAGCGGAGGAAGCTCCCGAGAGCGCTGACGAGGGTTGGGGACTCTTTGGAGAAGAATCGACTGAAGAAGTCGAAGCGCCAGAGCCTGTTGCTGAAGCGCCGCAAGCCTGGGGGCTCTTTGAAGGTGACGAACCCAAGACTGAAGGTCCGGCCGAGTCCGAAGCGGTCGACTCGAAATCACCTGAAGGCGATCCTGCCGGAGCCTGGGGAATCTACGCTGACGAGTCCGAAGCATCGATCGCGGAAACTGATAAGCCAGAAGCGAAGAAGCCTGCTCGCCCCGTTCCGACTCCGCAAAAGCCAAAGGGTGATTCTATTTCCTCTGCGAGTGTTCGCGTTGATGTCGAACTTCTCGATAATCTTATGAACATGGTGGGAGAGTTGGTTCTCTCGAGAAACCAGCTTTTGCAGTTAAGCCATCAACGGGATATCGAGCCGGCTCAGGTTTCGGGTATCGCTCAAAGGTTCAATCAGGTCACTACGGACTTGCAGCAGGGTATCATGAAGACCCGTATGCAACAAATCGGTACGGTTTGGGGTAAGTATCCACGTATCGTCCGAGATTTGGCTGCTGACTTAGGCAAGCAGGTTAACCTCCAAACGTTTGGAGCTGATACGGAACTTGACCGTACTATCATTGAAGCGATTAAGGATCCTTTGACCCACATTATTCGTAATGCGGTCGATCATGGGATCGAAAAACCGGACGTCCGTAGCGCCGCCGGAAAGAGTCCCGATGCGGAACTGCTCATGAGAGCCTTCCACGAAGGCGGGCAAGTAAACATCGAAATTATTGACGATGGAGCCGGTATCGACGGCAACAAGATTTGCGGCAAGGCCTTGGAGAAAGGTTTGATCGACGTAGATGAGGCAGGTCGCTTGTCCGAACGTGAGAAAATCAACCTGATTTTCCTTCCTGGTTTTTCGACCGCAGAGAAGTTAAGCAATGTTTCTGGTCGTGGTGTCGGTATGGACGTCGTGAAGACTAATATCGAAAAGATCGGTGGGTCAGTAGACATCCAGTCAGTGAAAGGGGAGGGTACCACGCTGCGTATCCGTATACCACTTACGCTTGCGATCGTTGCTGCACTAGTTGTCAAGAGCGGCAACCAACGCTTCGCAATCCCGCAGGTGAATATTGTGGAATTGGTGCGAATCAAGTCGGATGACCTAGCTTCCATTGAACGTGTCTACGATTCACCTGTTTACCGTTTGAGAGGAAAGCTCCTTCCATTGGTATTCCTAGATGAATTTTTGCAACTTGATAAACTCAAGGACGATGAGCGTTCTTCGGTCAGTATCGTGGTATTGAGGTCGGATGGCCAAGACTTTGGTCTAGTGGTCGATGTCGTCAGCGATACGGAAGAAATCGTTGTTAAGCCGCTAGGAAATCAGCTTTCCGACATGCAGATTTACGCTGGAGCCACGATAATGGGAGACGGTTCCGTAGCTATCATTTTGGATGCTGCAGGTATGTCTGCGAAAGCAGCTGTACTCAAAAATGGACAGAAGAGTATTCAAGAACAGAATACTGAATTCGAGGAAAATTCGCAGGAATTTGGCCGCAAAGAACCGCTCATCTTGTTTTCACTCCCAGGTTGGGATCATCTGGCTGTACCATTGGAGTCCGCCGAACGTCTCGAAGAGTTCGAGCCGAAGATTATCCAAACCTCGGGTGGAGTGGAAACAGTTCCCTATAGAGGGGGCATTATGCAACTCCTACGCCTCGGCAATCTTCTTGGCGTTGGACCTGGCAACAGCGACGTACAGTTCGAGCAGGTTATCGTATACAAGTGCGGTGATCGCTACCTCGGCCTCGTGGTTGGAGAGAACAAGGACATCGTCGAGCAAGTGTTACGCCTCGAGGATGTAGGTTCTCGCCCTTACATTCGCGGCTCCTTCATCATTGACGGACAGATCACCGATTTAGTGGACGTCGAATCTATTCTCTCAAGAGCGGGGTTGAAAGGAAAGAATTAG
- a CDS encoding response regulator translates to MKTIITVDDASTIRKMVGFTLKSAGHNVVEAADGMEALNTLKQRPVDLVITDVNMPNMNGIDLTRQLRALPNYRSTPIILLTTETDPAKKSAGRAAGATGWIVKPFSQDQLLAIVSKVLPN, encoded by the coding sequence ATGAAAACGATTATTACCGTCGATGATGCCTCGACTATCCGAAAGATGGTAGGCTTCACCCTGAAATCCGCTGGCCACAATGTGGTTGAAGCCGCGGACGGAATGGAAGCTCTCAACACCTTGAAACAGCGTCCTGTCGACCTCGTCATAACCGACGTAAACATGCCCAATATGAACGGCATCGACCTGACTCGACAGCTCAGAGCGCTACCCAACTACCGCAGTACCCCAATCATTCTATTAACCACTGAGACGGATCCTGCCAAGAAAAGTGCGGGCCGTGCTGCTGGAGCCACTGGTTGGATCGTAAAACCTTTCAGCCAGGACCAGCTACTAGCTATCGTGTCCAAAGTCCTTCCTAACTAG
- a CDS encoding response regulator, which produces MQAPENERVSTVLLVDDDKSTRHLVGAKLIQKGYDVLQADSSRAGLKILDEAGYNSFDLVISDYWMPGGNGLEFLKSVRHKDSTLSVILMTADGERQILENLVQFGECGFLQKPIALKALDEVVPEAILKTQMQRHLKATEIQANTLGENQRVLLKNHLDAAWPGIEFSFSAKSQASGDFASAITTKDGNKTLILSDSSGHELASSIQSNYFHGLARGMLVCGSSIEDVFDLYNETLIKEWNKNTVLGHSLAACAIRFDRDQNEIYLVNAGFPAPMMAGLNGFATPLGEEAGAPPLGWFEEEYRHLKAPLSQGSLTNWTDGLEDLATDLKVDPLALADRLLDHSQDNTVLQSKSIDDIAVVRLKTPSTPANANVMLPILYQRYHGGSLEQIDAIQNYCEKSLRYSIPDLDAGYLSEMLVCVREALINALLHGCEKREDRWATLQMSRSEDRSKIMIQIQDEGKGHSFDWETHAADAAENLLTEHRGLIMIQAIPTRTEIQKNGAHLIMEFERTPLAPQHQI; this is translated from the coding sequence ATGCAGGCACCAGAAAACGAAAGAGTATCCACAGTTCTGCTCGTCGACGACGACAAAAGCACACGGCATCTTGTCGGGGCAAAGCTGATACAAAAAGGATACGATGTGCTGCAGGCCGACTCGTCGAGAGCCGGCCTGAAGATCCTAGACGAAGCCGGATACAACTCTTTCGATCTGGTCATTTCAGACTACTGGATGCCAGGAGGAAACGGACTCGAGTTTCTCAAAAGCGTTCGCCACAAGGACTCCACGCTCTCTGTCATACTAATGACTGCCGATGGCGAGAGGCAAATCCTCGAAAACCTCGTCCAATTCGGCGAGTGCGGATTCCTCCAAAAACCCATCGCCCTGAAAGCACTCGATGAGGTAGTGCCGGAAGCTATTCTAAAGACACAGATGCAACGCCATCTGAAAGCGACTGAGATCCAAGCAAACACCTTGGGAGAGAACCAAAGAGTCCTTTTGAAAAATCACTTGGATGCGGCCTGGCCAGGAATCGAGTTTTCATTTTCCGCGAAATCCCAAGCCAGCGGAGATTTCGCGTCGGCTATCACGACTAAAGACGGGAACAAGACTCTGATTCTATCCGACTCTTCAGGACACGAACTGGCATCCTCCATACAGTCGAACTACTTTCACGGCCTCGCTCGAGGCATGCTGGTGTGCGGATCAAGCATCGAAGATGTTTTTGATCTCTACAACGAGACGTTGATCAAGGAGTGGAACAAAAACACTGTACTTGGCCACTCGCTCGCCGCTTGCGCCATTCGCTTCGATAGAGACCAAAACGAGATCTATCTTGTGAATGCAGGATTCCCCGCCCCCATGATGGCAGGGTTAAACGGATTTGCTACGCCACTAGGCGAAGAGGCTGGGGCCCCTCCCTTAGGTTGGTTTGAAGAAGAATACCGACACCTCAAAGCACCCCTGTCTCAGGGCAGCCTCACAAACTGGACAGACGGTTTGGAGGATCTCGCAACAGATCTAAAAGTCGACCCCCTCGCCCTAGCAGACCGTTTGTTGGACCACAGCCAAGACAACACAGTCCTCCAATCCAAATCAATCGACGATATCGCTGTCGTTCGGCTGAAAACCCCAAGTACCCCGGCAAACGCAAACGTGATGCTTCCCATCCTATACCAGAGATACCACGGGGGCAGCCTGGAACAGATCGACGCCATACAAAACTATTGCGAAAAAAGCTTACGCTACTCGATCCCAGATTTGGACGCAGGATACCTTTCCGAAATGCTGGTATGCGTGCGAGAGGCGCTGATAAACGCCCTCTTGCACGGATGCGAAAAGCGGGAGGACCGCTGGGCCACGCTTCAAATGTCGAGAAGCGAAGATCGCTCAAAAATCATGATCCAGATTCAAGACGAAGGAAAAGGACACTCCTTCGACTGGGAAACCCATGCTGCAGACGCGGCAGAAAATTTACTCACCGAACACCGAGGCTTGATTATGATTCAAGCCATCCCAACTCGCACCGAAATACAAAAGAACGGAGCCCACCTCATCATGGAGTTCGAACGTACCCCCCTAGCACCTCAACACCAAATATGA
- a CDS encoding STAS domain-containing protein, with the protein MNAASHTYKADGDIVSTNAQLHWSRIESVLDRATPSQLVELDLRAASMVDSVGLNAIVKAIKIAEGKKLKVRLLIASPSLKRICTFTRLDQKAEIVGP; encoded by the coding sequence ATGAACGCCGCTAGCCACACCTACAAAGCAGATGGAGACATCGTAAGCACCAACGCCCAACTCCACTGGAGCCGAATCGAAAGCGTGCTGGATCGAGCAACGCCAAGCCAACTTGTCGAGCTAGACCTTCGGGCCGCTTCCATGGTCGATTCGGTGGGGCTTAACGCAATCGTGAAAGCGATCAAGATAGCCGAAGGCAAAAAGCTGAAGGTTAGGCTCTTGATCGCAAGCCCTAGCCTCAAGCGGATCTGTACCTTTACCCGTCTCGACCAAAAAGCGGAAATCGTCGGACCCTAG
- a CDS encoding TAXI family TRAP transporter solute-binding subunit, with product MNNLKSFLVANAWLVAFVAILVIVLVQFVDPAPPREITIASGSETGRYYELASLLKRELQKEGVTLNVLTTAGSEENLELLTSDDSEASIAFAQSGMSEVFESEEGALRGLASLYYEPIWLVYRKDLELEFVSDLRNLKVAVGKKGSGTQAVARFLLAENGLLSGAEHPELIELSDDETVEELAGGEIDAGFFMVSAESPTIQRLIEMEGFDFLDMRRHSAYRARYRSLSGVEISEGLLNLEANLPPEDRTVLAAVATMVVNDRFHPALTPLVLEAMRKILSKGGVLELPDEFPSDRYVDYDLTKEAGHYFEYGPPFLLRYMPFWAASLVDRLIILVIPLLFVIIPLSKIAGPIYRWRIRSRIYRWYKYLRETDQKIVLGTIQRDLDNERDRLGKLENELASVEVPLSYTDELYHLRQHVEYVSRRLESIASLQGSDSDQRG from the coding sequence GTGAACAACTTGAAATCCTTCCTTGTTGCCAATGCTTGGCTTGTCGCGTTTGTGGCGATTTTGGTGATCGTGCTTGTCCAGTTTGTAGATCCCGCTCCCCCGCGAGAGATAACCATTGCGAGTGGCAGCGAGACCGGGCGCTACTATGAGTTGGCCAGCCTTTTGAAGAGGGAGCTTCAGAAGGAAGGAGTGACCTTAAACGTTCTCACCACGGCCGGTTCCGAAGAGAACCTTGAGCTTTTGACCTCTGACGATAGCGAGGCCTCGATCGCTTTTGCGCAGAGCGGTATGAGCGAAGTCTTCGAGAGTGAGGAAGGCGCATTACGTGGGCTTGCTAGCCTGTATTATGAACCAATTTGGTTGGTTTATCGAAAGGACTTGGAGCTCGAATTTGTATCCGATTTGCGGAACCTAAAAGTAGCGGTCGGCAAAAAGGGGAGTGGCACCCAGGCGGTGGCCCGCTTCCTGTTGGCTGAGAATGGACTCCTGAGCGGTGCGGAACACCCCGAGCTGATTGAGCTCAGCGACGACGAGACGGTTGAAGAGCTCGCGGGAGGAGAAATCGATGCTGGCTTCTTTATGGTTTCCGCTGAAAGCCCAACCATCCAGCGTCTCATTGAAATGGAGGGGTTCGACTTTCTCGACATGCGTCGACACAGTGCCTATCGGGCCCGTTACCGTTCGCTTTCAGGAGTTGAAATCAGTGAAGGCTTGTTGAATCTCGAGGCTAACTTGCCACCGGAGGATCGTACGGTTTTGGCTGCAGTAGCGACAATGGTCGTCAATGATCGGTTTCATCCCGCTCTGACGCCTCTCGTGCTTGAGGCTATGCGCAAAATCTTGTCCAAGGGAGGAGTTCTCGAACTGCCGGATGAGTTTCCCTCCGATCGCTACGTCGACTACGATCTGACGAAAGAAGCGGGGCACTATTTCGAATACGGGCCCCCGTTTCTTCTACGTTACATGCCGTTTTGGGCCGCCTCTTTGGTCGATCGTCTCATCATTTTGGTCATCCCGCTACTGTTCGTGATCATTCCTCTGAGTAAAATCGCTGGCCCAATCTACCGCTGGCGGATTCGGTCCAGAATTTACCGCTGGTACAAATACCTTCGCGAGACGGATCAGAAGATCGTCTTGGGAACTATACAACGTGATCTCGACAATGAACGTGATCGATTGGGAAAGCTGGAGAACGAACTCGCTTCGGTGGAAGTGCCTCTATCCTACACGGACGAACTCTATCATTTGAGGCAGCATGTGGAATATGTCTCTCGCAGACTCGAGTCTATCGCCTCGCTGCAGGGCTCAGACTCTGACCAGCGAGGATAG
- a CDS encoding argininosuccinate synthase encodes MKIVLAYSGGLDTSVLVRWLKDHYNAEIVTFAADVGQEEELDGLEEKAKATGASAHYTLDLKDEFAKDYIYPMLRANTIYEGQYYLGTSIARPLIAKAHIELARKVGADAVAHGATGKGNDQVRFELGYAALAPDLQIISPWRMEVFRKAFPGRTEMIQYCADNNIDVEASASKPYSMDRNSLHISYEAGILEDPYFDPTTPENKSMYKLTVDPEDAPDEAQYIELDFEKGDCTAIDGEKVTPAEAVYKLNKIAGKHGIGRVDIVENRFVGMKSRGVYETPGGTILMMGHKQVESLTMDRDLEHLRDGLIPKYAELVYNGFWFAPEREALQAFIDNSQKSVTGTVRLKLYKGNVTTVGRKSPYSLYDEDVASMEGVASSYNPDDATGFIRLQGLRLRARAATQFEFIEQ; translated from the coding sequence ATGAAAATCGTACTCGCATACTCAGGCGGCTTGGACACCTCAGTCCTCGTTCGTTGGCTCAAGGATCACTACAACGCGGAAATCGTTACCTTCGCGGCTGACGTGGGTCAGGAAGAAGAGCTCGACGGCTTGGAAGAAAAGGCGAAGGCCACTGGTGCCTCCGCCCACTACACTCTCGATCTCAAAGACGAGTTCGCCAAGGACTACATCTACCCGATGCTGCGCGCGAACACGATTTACGAAGGCCAGTACTACCTCGGCACTTCGATCGCACGTCCGCTGATTGCTAAGGCTCACATCGAATTGGCCCGCAAGGTGGGAGCTGATGCGGTTGCTCACGGCGCTACAGGTAAGGGCAATGACCAAGTTCGCTTCGAGCTTGGCTACGCGGCCCTCGCTCCTGATTTGCAAATCATCTCACCTTGGAGAATGGAAGTGTTCCGCAAGGCTTTCCCAGGTCGTACCGAGATGATCCAGTACTGTGCGGACAACAACATCGACGTCGAGGCCTCTGCTTCCAAGCCCTACTCGATGGACCGCAACTCGCTGCATATTTCTTACGAAGCGGGTATCTTGGAAGATCCCTATTTCGACCCGACCACTCCGGAAAACAAGTCCATGTACAAGCTCACGGTGGATCCTGAGGATGCTCCGGACGAGGCTCAGTACATCGAGCTCGATTTCGAGAAGGGTGACTGCACGGCGATCGACGGCGAGAAGGTCACGCCCGCTGAAGCGGTTTACAAACTGAACAAGATCGCAGGTAAGCACGGCATCGGTCGCGTGGACATCGTGGAAAACCGCTTCGTCGGCATGAAGAGCCGCGGCGTGTACGAGACACCAGGCGGAACGATCCTCATGATGGGTCACAAGCAAGTAGAGTCCCTCACCATGGACCGCGATCTTGAGCACCTACGTGACGGCTTGATCCCAAAATATGCGGAGCTCGTCTACAATGGCTTCTGGTTCGCTCCAGAGCGCGAGGCTCTCCAGGCCTTCATCGACAACAGCCAGAAGAGCGTAACAGGTACCGTTCGCCTCAAGCTCTACAAGGGTAACGTCACAACTGTTGGGCGTAAGTCCCCGTATTCCTTGTACGACGAAGACGTAGCTTCCATGGAAGGCGTTGCTTCATCTTACAACCCTGACGACGCGACCGGCTTCATTCGTCTGCAAGGCCTGCGCTTGCGTGCTCGCGCTGCGACGCAGTTCGAATTTATCGAACAGTAG
- the argF gene encoding ornithine carbamoyltransferase translates to MQHFLKETDFTINQAAEVFTLAHALKKGRGKHTPPTLKGQSWALIFSKSSTRTRVSFDVGINELGGHPLFLNKSDIQLGRGESIYDTANVLSRFLHGLIIRTYDQSEVEEIAKLGSIPVINALTDYLHPCQIYTDAFTMAERWADGTNFLESLKGKKIAYFGDTANNIANSWILGAAMFGMELVLAGPEGYAPGEDIKATLAESGHAATWSFSNDPEAAAKDADVLYTDTWVSMGQEEESAERIEVMKPYSVTADLMKLGKPEALFMHDLPAYVGMEAQEDVLYGKQSVIFDEAENRLHTQKAIMSVLAEANRR, encoded by the coding sequence ATGCAACACTTCCTAAAGGAAACTGATTTCACTATCAATCAGGCCGCAGAGGTATTTACGCTAGCCCACGCTTTGAAAAAGGGACGTGGAAAGCACACGCCACCTACCCTGAAAGGGCAGAGCTGGGCGCTCATCTTTTCAAAATCGAGTACTCGTACCCGAGTTTCCTTTGACGTGGGTATCAACGAATTGGGTGGGCACCCATTGTTCCTCAACAAGAGCGATATCCAGCTCGGTCGTGGCGAATCGATTTACGATACGGCGAATGTGCTTTCGCGCTTTCTGCACGGTCTGATCATCCGCACTTACGATCAGTCGGAGGTAGAGGAGATTGCGAAGTTGGGAAGTATCCCGGTGATCAATGCGCTTACTGACTATCTGCACCCATGCCAAATCTACACCGATGCCTTCACTATGGCGGAGCGTTGGGCGGATGGGACGAACTTCTTAGAGTCGCTCAAGGGTAAGAAGATCGCTTACTTCGGCGACACTGCCAACAACATCGCAAACTCTTGGATATTGGGTGCAGCCATGTTCGGTATGGAGCTCGTGCTGGCCGGACCAGAAGGCTACGCGCCGGGTGAAGACATCAAAGCGACCTTGGCCGAGAGCGGCCACGCGGCGACATGGAGCTTTTCCAATGACCCCGAAGCGGCAGCCAAGGATGCGGATGTTCTCTACACCGATACTTGGGTGAGCATGGGGCAAGAAGAGGAATCGGCGGAACGCATTGAGGTGATGAAACCTTACTCGGTAACCGCGGATCTCATGAAACTCGGCAAGCCAGAGGCGCTCTTCATGCATGACCTTCCTGCATATGTCGGCATGGAAGCTCAAGAGGATGTACTTTACGGCAAGCAGTCGGTCATATTTGACGAAGCTGAAAACCGTCTCCACACTCAAAAGGCTATCATGTCGGTGCTTGCGGAAGCCAATCGCAGATAG
- a CDS encoding aspartate aminotransferase family protein, whose protein sequence is MTTQNTEQLYKDNVLGNYGLPPITFTRGRGVRVWDDDDKEYIDFCSGIAVLTLGHSHPRLVSAIQAQAEKLIHISNLYRNENQANLAAKLNQLAGGGGKVFFCNSGAEANEGLIKLSRLYGKSKSGEEAKQFKVIVAEQAFHGRTFGGMSATPQEKIQGGFRPLVPGFEAAPLNDLQAFADKIDDSVSAVFVETIQGEGGIRPCSIEFLQGLRKLCDEKGILLLIDEVQCGAGRSGTFFAFQQAGIRPDAIGMAKGLGGGVPIGAIWIDDKHAPLFAPGTHGTTFGGTPLICAAALETISVLEDENLLENVSENGAYFLEQLKALKAEFPDYVLDARGRGFMLGIQIAELPFDMVTRLRRAGLVVPPAGGNVIRFLPPLIATREEIDEALEVLKSVVSERVAELSATT, encoded by the coding sequence ATGACCACACAAAATACCGAGCAGCTCTATAAGGACAACGTTCTCGGCAACTATGGATTGCCGCCTATCACGTTCACACGTGGACGCGGGGTTCGCGTGTGGGATGATGATGACAAGGAATACATCGATTTCTGTTCGGGAATCGCAGTCCTCACTCTGGGCCATAGCCACCCACGGCTTGTATCCGCTATCCAAGCGCAAGCGGAGAAGCTTATTCACATCAGCAATCTGTATCGCAACGAGAACCAAGCCAATCTGGCGGCCAAACTCAACCAGCTCGCTGGAGGAGGAGGTAAAGTCTTCTTTTGCAATAGCGGAGCTGAAGCGAACGAGGGGCTGATTAAGCTGTCTCGTCTCTACGGAAAGTCGAAGTCGGGCGAGGAGGCCAAGCAATTCAAAGTAATCGTAGCGGAACAGGCTTTCCATGGCCGGACCTTTGGCGGAATGAGCGCGACTCCGCAGGAGAAAATCCAAGGCGGATTTCGTCCTTTGGTTCCTGGCTTCGAGGCGGCTCCTCTAAACGACCTACAGGCGTTCGCTGACAAGATTGACGACTCTGTTTCAGCTGTATTTGTCGAGACGATACAAGGCGAGGGCGGTATCCGGCCCTGTTCAATCGAGTTTCTGCAAGGGCTACGTAAACTTTGCGACGAGAAGGGAATCCTGCTTCTGATCGATGAAGTGCAGTGTGGAGCAGGCCGCTCTGGAACCTTTTTTGCATTCCAGCAAGCCGGTATCCGGCCCGACGCTATTGGCATGGCAAAAGGACTAGGAGGGGGTGTTCCCATTGGAGCAATTTGGATTGATGATAAGCACGCACCTCTCTTTGCTCCAGGTACTCACGGTACGACTTTCGGCGGAACACCGCTGATCTGCGCTGCAGCCTTGGAAACCATATCGGTACTAGAGGATGAGAACCTACTCGAAAACGTATCGGAAAATGGAGCTTACTTTTTGGAACAACTTAAGGCCCTGAAAGCGGAGTTTCCCGACTATGTTTTGGATGCAAGAGGCCGAGGTTTTATGCTCGGTATCCAAATTGCTGAGCTTCCATTCGATATGGTGACTAGGCTGAGAAGAGCAGGTCTGGTCGTGCCTCCTGCCGGAGGAAATGTTATCCGCTTCTTGCCGCCATTGATCGCGACTCGCGAAGAGATTGACGAGGCTTTGGAGGTTCTGAAGTCAGTCGTTTCCGAAAGGGTAGCGGAATTGTCCGCTACGACGTAA
- the argB gene encoding acetylglutamate kinase, with translation MNMQEIISKAAVLVEALPYVQNFRGATFVVKYGGSFMDDPDPEIRARVAGDIAFLSAVGIHAVVVHGGGKAISRALSEQGIETKFVNGLRYTDEDSVKVVRDVLSGKVNGEVCEMLQVRKDSPLGIPGENVLQCEKLDTDVHGDPVDLGFVGNITSVKVKIIKKAIKDGYTPVISPVAVDEKGQLYNVNADVAAACVASALRARRLVYMSDVPGLLADPKNLDTLISTLKVNQIDKLKKDGTISAGMLPKVESAVKALDAGVHRVHFIDGRLPHSLLLEIFTDKGIGTEICH, from the coding sequence ATGAACATGCAGGAAATTATTTCCAAAGCGGCTGTATTGGTTGAAGCTCTGCCCTATGTGCAGAATTTCCGTGGCGCGACCTTCGTCGTCAAGTACGGCGGTAGCTTTATGGATGACCCGGATCCCGAGATTCGGGCTCGGGTTGCTGGTGATATAGCCTTTCTATCGGCGGTTGGTATCCACGCTGTGGTGGTTCACGGTGGTGGTAAGGCCATCAGTCGAGCCCTCAGTGAGCAGGGAATCGAAACGAAATTCGTAAACGGTCTTCGGTACACTGATGAGGATTCTGTAAAAGTTGTGCGAGACGTCCTGAGCGGCAAGGTGAATGGAGAAGTCTGCGAGATGTTGCAGGTTCGCAAAGACAGCCCTCTCGGGATTCCTGGAGAGAATGTTCTGCAATGTGAAAAATTGGATACAGACGTACACGGCGATCCGGTGGACCTTGGGTTTGTTGGAAACATCACCAGTGTAAAGGTAAAGATCATCAAGAAGGCTATCAAAGATGGTTACACCCCTGTGATTTCGCCGGTCGCGGTCGATGAAAAAGGACAGCTTTACAATGTGAATGCAGACGTAGCTGCAGCTTGTGTAGCGAGTGCTTTGCGTGCTCGGCGTCTGGTTTACATGAGCGATGTTCCTGGATTGTTGGCAGATCCTAAGAACTTGGATACACTTATCTCTACTCTCAAGGTGAACCAAATCGATAAGCTCAAGAAAGATGGAACCATCAGTGCTGGAATGCTCCCTAAAGTTGAGAGTGCAGTTAAAGCCCTAGATGCCGGAGTGCATCGCGTCCACTTCATCGACGGTAGATTACCGCACAGTCTTCTCCTAGAAATTTTCACCGATAAAGGTATCGGAACGGAGATTTGTCATTAA